Proteins from a single region of Acidovorax sp. NCPPB 3576:
- a CDS encoding UvrD-helicase domain-containing protein — translation MTEGQNPSAALLAAQAADAQVAACIAGGESFLLEAGAGAGKTYSLVETLKGLIASHEAKLRLRGQRIACITYTNAATAVINSRIDGNPIVLTDTIHAFCWSLIKQFQGVLKQLVPTLDNWPERIAESQIAVASQRVEYELGYRRINDTTISLHHDDVLSLAAKLLIRPKFQAVLADRFPYLLIDEYQDTNQAVMDAIKENLIGRPGGPLVGLFGDHWQRIYEDTCGHVADPDLKEIGKKANFRSATAIVDVLNAMRPALPQAVDDVKFIGSAVAFHTNGWVGQRRPGTGGGHWKGDLPAEEAHRFLEAMVAKLANEGWDFAADKTKILMLTHNVLANEQGYSNLAKVFPYTDLYIKKQDDYIAFFVEKLEPACDAFSRRRYGEMFELLGSTAPRFESHNAKLKWSASMAELAALRGTGTVGDVIAHIDAGGSIRLPEKILMREKEAKEFVPLDGESVPSRIELTRKLRNIFYSEVIALDKFINGHTPFATKHSVKGDQFENVLVVLGRGWNVYNFGQYLDWAKTGQIPADKQDAFERYRNLLYVACSRPTTRLALLFTQELTDQGIATLHTWFGDGSVHAFRP, via the coding sequence AGAACCCTAGTGCCGCGCTTCTGGCCGCGCAGGCTGCTGACGCCCAAGTCGCTGCCTGCATTGCAGGCGGCGAAAGTTTTTTGCTTGAGGCGGGGGCGGGAGCCGGCAAAACCTATTCCTTAGTCGAGACCCTCAAGGGGTTGATCGCCTCGCATGAAGCAAAGCTGCGACTGCGCGGACAACGGATTGCATGCATTACTTACACCAATGCGGCTACCGCGGTGATCAATAGCCGGATTGATGGCAACCCAATCGTCCTAACGGACACCATCCATGCTTTCTGCTGGTCGCTCATTAAGCAATTTCAGGGTGTGCTGAAGCAGCTCGTGCCGACGTTGGACAATTGGCCAGAGCGCATAGCTGAATCCCAGATTGCGGTAGCGAGCCAGCGCGTGGAATACGAGTTGGGCTATCGACGAATTAATGACACGACGATCTCGCTTCATCATGACGACGTTCTGTCGCTTGCTGCGAAATTGCTTATTCGACCGAAGTTTCAGGCAGTGCTCGCGGATCGATTCCCATATTTACTCATCGACGAGTACCAAGACACTAACCAAGCTGTCATGGATGCCATCAAGGAGAACCTCATTGGCCGGCCTGGAGGACCTTTGGTCGGGCTTTTTGGTGATCATTGGCAACGCATCTACGAAGATACTTGTGGTCACGTTGCCGACCCCGACCTGAAGGAGATCGGTAAAAAAGCGAACTTCCGGTCTGCGACGGCAATCGTCGACGTGCTCAACGCTATGCGGCCAGCGCTTCCTCAAGCCGTGGACGATGTGAAATTCATTGGCTCGGCAGTTGCGTTTCACACTAACGGCTGGGTAGGTCAGCGTCGTCCGGGAACTGGAGGAGGCCATTGGAAGGGCGATCTCCCCGCTGAGGAGGCCCATCGATTCCTTGAGGCAATGGTGGCCAAACTGGCTAACGAAGGCTGGGACTTCGCTGCGGACAAAACCAAGATTCTGATGCTGACGCACAACGTGCTTGCGAATGAGCAGGGCTACTCCAACCTCGCAAAAGTTTTCCCATATACCGATCTGTACATCAAGAAGCAAGACGACTACATCGCGTTCTTCGTCGAAAAGCTTGAGCCGGCTTGCGATGCGTTCTCGCGAAGACGTTACGGTGAGATGTTCGAACTACTGGGAAGCACCGCACCACGCTTTGAGTCGCACAATGCAAAGTTGAAATGGTCAGCGTCAATGGCCGAACTTGCGGCGCTAAGGGGAACAGGAACAGTTGGTGACGTCATCGCTCATATCGACGCCGGAGGTTCTATCCGTTTGCCTGAAAAAATTCTCATGCGTGAGAAGGAGGCAAAAGAGTTCGTACCTTTAGATGGTGAGAGCGTCCCGAGCCGAATCGAGCTAACAAGGAAGCTGCGGAACATCTTTTACAGCGAGGTTATTGCGCTCGACAAATTTATCAATGGCCACACGCCATTTGCTACAAAGCATAGTGTTAAGGGCGACCAGTTCGAGAACGTCTTAGTGGTCTTAGGCCGCGGCTGGAACGTGTACAACTTCGGGCAGTACCTTGACTGGGCCAAAACAGGCCAGATCCCCGCAGATAAGCAGGATGCGTTCGAACGATATCGCAACCTTCTCTATGTCGCCTGCTCGCGCCCCACCACGCGCCTAGCATTGCTTTTCACTCAAGAGCTTACGGATCAAGGAATCGCGACCTTGCATACTTGGTTTGGTGACGGGTCGGTCCATGCATTTCGTCCCTGA